The Daucus carota subsp. sativus chromosome 9, DH1 v3.0, whole genome shotgun sequence genome window below encodes:
- the LOC108200706 gene encoding 7-deoxyloganetin glucosyltransferase, with the protein MGSNSISAPNKKPHALCIPYPAQGHITPMLKLAKLLHHKGFHISFVNTEFNHNRLIKSRGPDALLGLPDFRFYAIPDGLPPSHPDATQDIPALCKYTPIHCLAPFSNLISRLNDSSASGVPPVTCIVSDGVMSFTLKAAEKFGIPEVLLWTTSACGVIAYMHYHKLVEQGYTPLQDMACVTNGYLDTKIDWVAGMKDMTLRDFPSFIRTTDPNDIMLNFLITETAALPRGRALIINTYDALEQDALDAISATQSNIYTVGPLHLMMNEIKDRNILSISSSLWKEEDGCVDWLDKKDPNSVVYVNFGSITVMTAKQLTEFAWGLANSKKHFLWIVRPDIIAGDTAMVPPEFLVETSERGMILSWCSQEQVLKHPAIGGFLTHNGWNSTIESIASGVPVICWPFFAEQQTNCKYSCVEWGIGMEINNNVKRDEVEELVRELMDGEKGMKLKKNAMEWKRKAEAAASPGGSSSKNLDRLVDEVLLAE; encoded by the exons ATGGGCTCCAACTCGATTTCAGCTCCAAACAAGAAGCCTCATGCCTTGTGCATCCCATACCCTGCACAAGGTCACATAACTCCCATGCTCAAACTAGCCAAACTTCTACACCACAAAGGCTTTCACATCTCATTTGTCAACACAGAATTTAACCACAATCGCCTCATCAAATCCCGCGGTCCGGACGCCCTGCTTGGCTTGCCGGACTTCAGGTTTTACGCGATCCCTGATGGCCTGCCACCCTCACACCCTGATGCAACTCAAGATATCCCAGCCCTCTGCAAGTACACTCCTATCCACTGCCTGGCTCCTTTCAGCAACCTCATTTCCAGGCTCAACGACTCGTCGGCCTCGGGGGTGCCTCCCGTGACATGTATTGTGTCTGACGGAGTCATGAGCTTCACTCTCAAAGCTGCTGAAAAATTTGGTATTCCTGAAGTTCTGTTGTGGACAACAAGCGCTTGCGGCGTCATAGCTTATATGCACTACCATAAACTTGTTGAACAAGGCTATACACCGTTACAAG ACATGGCATGTGTAACAAATGGCTATCTAGATACAAAAATTGATTGGGTTGCAGGGATGAAAGACATGACATTGAGGGATTTTCCAAGTTTCATCAGAACGACGGACCCGAATGATATCATGCTAAATTTTCTAATAACTGAGACTGCTGCGCTTCCTAGAGGTCGTGCGCTTATTATAAACACATATGATGCTCTTGAACAGGATGCTTTGGATGCAATCTCTGCTACTCAATCGAATATTTACACAGTTGGGCCGCTTCATTTGATGATGAATGAGATTAAGGACAGGAATATTTTGTCCATCAGCTCGAGTTTGTGGAAAGAAGAGGATGGCTGCGTTGACTGGCTCGACAAAAAAGATCCAAACTCTGTTGTTTATGTGAATTTCGGTAGTATCACTGTCATGACCGCGAAGCAGCTGACTGAATTTGCGTGGGGCTTAGCTAACAGCAAGAAGCACTTCTTGTGGATAGTCAGGCCCGACATAATAGCAGGCGACACAGCCATGGTTCCACCAGAGTTTTTGGTTGAAACAAGCGAAAGAGGCATGATACTAAGCTGGTGCTCTCAAGAACAAGTCCTGAAACATCCTGCAATTGGAGGGTTTTTGACACATAACGGGTGGAATTCAACGATTGAGAGCATTGCAAGTGGCGTGCCAGTGATTTGTTGGCCTTTTTTTGCTGAACAGCAGACGAATTGCAAGTATAGTTGCGTAGAATGGGGAATTGGAATGGAAATCAATAATAATGTCAAGCGAGATGAAGTGGAGGAGTTAGTGAGGGAGCTGATGGATGGCGAGAAGGGAATGAAACTGAAGAAGAACGCGATGGAGTGGAAAAGGAAAGCTGAGGCCGCTGCTAGTCCTGGTGGTTCTTCGTCGAAAAATTTGGACCGATTGGTGGATGAAGTGCTACTAGCAGAGTAG
- the LOC108200222 gene encoding uncharacterized protein LOC108200222: protein MAPKKRSRSSTDEKAAEVVISKRVTRSSTTTISTASLTPTKPPAKKTPKTKALVQEPSKPPGPVQKTPKTKAPVTVVIEHCKQCNQFKTRAIKVKDALENDISGINVLVNPEKPRRGCFEVREEGGEIFISLLDMKRPFQPMRALDMDQVISDILDKLKQGMPVV from the exons ATGGCGCCGAAGAAACGCAGCAGAAGCAGCACCGATGAGAAGGCAGCAGAAGTTGTGATTAGCAAAAGAGTGACGAGAAGCAGCACCACAACTATTTCAACTGCATCTCTAACACCCACAAAACCCCCTGCTAAGAAAACCCCCAAAACTAAAGCGCTTGTGCAAGAGCCCTCTAAACCCCCTGGGCCTGTTCAGAAAACCCCCAAAACTAAAGCTCCTGTTACTGTTGTCATTGAGCACTG CAAACAATGCAATCAGTTCAAGACAAGGGCCATCAAAGTGAAAGATGCTTTAGAAAATGACATATCGGGGATCAACGTGCTTGTGAATCCGGAAAAG CCAAGAAGGGGATGTTTCGAAGTACGTGAAGAAGGTGGAGAGATTTTCATCAGTCTTCTG GATATGAAGCGACCGTTTCAACCAATGAGGGCACTTGACATGGACCAGGTCATATCCGACATTCTTGACAAGCTGAAACAAGGAATGCCTGTGGTTTAa